cgaaatgaaaaaaaaaaaaaaaaaaaaaacccacaaatttTGCCTCATACTGAGCATCATTCTGTATAGCTTGTAAACTCTAGATTTGCTGGCCCTTTTCTAGTCATTTGTCAACTGGCCAAAAAGGAGGTGCTCATTTAGATCATCAGAACCACAACTCCAAAGAATAAAAGCAGCCAAAATTCACTGAAGTAGGGGAACTGGAACAACCATGCCCTGATAAACAGGCATAAAACTCCTCTGCACTGTTATACAGAGTGCTGACATGGCCAGTGTGGGATCCTGAGGACGTACACTAGATGCTTAGGTCCCTCACAAGCAATGCAGTACTCGGGATCAGCAACAGCACACTCTTATCGCTGTGGTATGACAGGTTCAGAGGCAGAGCCAATGCAACTGTTACAAATCAGGTTAGCAAACAGATGCACATTCAGCACTGCTCTAGAAGACTGTTCTTAAACCTGGACCAATTTTTATCCTGATAACAGAAGTCCCATGCACCGTTATGTTAACACAACCAAAGGAACGTGTGGACCACATTAAAGCCTTAAAACCAACTTTACTGCTGACCCTTGCTCTGTGAGGTCACAGCTTCAGACACTCAGTAATTGGTTAAATCTAAATTCTTAAGactttaaaaacagctgaagaaccacttgtaaaaaaaaaataatggagttACTTGTGTACGtttcacagctttctgcttCAAACAAGACTGACAGGAAAAGTACCTCTGTGAGCGGAGAAAAGTGTTCTACTCGTTTTTCTGATCTtgggaatttcttttcttccacatcAAGGGCAGATGGCCTTCTGGACAAAACAGGTGCCAAACGCAATCGAAATGACACCTCTTCTGAGATTTCAGCTCCACACTGTctctgttagaaaaaaaaagaagtcagtcAAGCAAGGAAACACAAATTTGTTTGCTAGGGAGTAAGGCAGAATGCCTTGCTCTTGTATAAAACTGGAAGGGTATTTTGTACACACATCCAACCAGCAAACTCCAAAGTTACTTTTTTTGGATGACTGCATTCAAGCCGTGCACCAACACCATGCACCTACACAAAATTAAACTGGGGCAAGACAGCCAGAAAGTTAATTTGGCTTGAACTAGCATTAAGAAGCTCAGCAAAACCTCTGTGTGTAGGTATCAAGTTGAGACAGATTAGTATTTCTTAGTCCTGACCAGAGATTAAAGCCAAAGAGATGCAACTCCCATCTCACAAAACAGGAGAAGACTAAAGATACTGCAGTCCAGCACTGTAGGTCAACTAAGTTTGTGCACTAGTGGTTTTGAAGCTTTAACCAACAGATAAAAGGGGAAGAGTAAAAACAGTATAGTGTGGTATGCTCCTAATAGTCCAGAAACAAAATTAGTGGCAGCAGAAAACCCTTTGTTATAGCTCCATTCATCAAATCATGTTCCTGCTTTCCCTGGGAAAAACAACTTGGATGAATACATTACTCACTCAGTAATATATGTAAGGAAAGAGTGCAAAAATTTAGGATTGCAAGTagccacattttctttaaaagtgaaataatgaATAACACAAGCTTACCCCTGAACTGGCTTGTTTCACTGGTCTTCCCTGTTCATGAGAATTTTCTGCTGGCGTGTAGTATCTGCaaggagagacagaaagagaagcaggtTGTATCAGTATTGTGCCACATAATTCTTAATCCATCTTCTGGTTAAGGAATGCTTTTTCAAGGTTGATTCAGACTAGAGCCTCACTAGTATACATGAACATGAGATGACATTGCCTCAGCTTCCAGCAATGTTCTCTTGTAGCAGGAGTGGGAGCTtaaattttcttccaaagactCCTTTTGCTTATCAGCTTtgttatttggaaaacaggGAAGCAACCAGCACCTCCTCTATGAAGGGCTTTGTGCTCTACTGATGATCGATACTGAAAGCTAGGTGTTACTCTGCAAGGTATAACATGAACATCTGCAACTACACTTGCAGCCAAATATAGTTAGCTTACTGAAACTAAGACCAGCACACCGAATTAAGAACAGGACAGCTAGAACTTTTTTACTTGCCTTTCATGCACTAGTCATGAGAGTGACTATCCCCAGTTGGAGAGGATtagcattaaaataatgcagacTCTGAGGAGCAAGCAAATACACAGACATGAAAGCTGTCCACGTGTCCcttctttgaaaacaagaaTTTACACTGTCACCATAGATCTCATTTGGGGGGAGACCTACAACAGCCTCTAATGGTATCCCCCACTCATTGTGCTTTAAAGGCATTCAATCCATCATGGTAAGAGTAGATATCCCAAGCGCTGCTGAATGACTTCAGTTAGTAGCTATATCTgcaaaaaaggcaggaaaatgtTCCCTTTGCTTGAACCCATCGAACACTAtcacttattttatttccttctctctctccttgagCTTAGAGGAACCACAGACAACttcagcactggaacagggCTGCACAGCTAAATATATCGTTAGGGGTTAAAGCAGGGAGAACAGGGTCAGGAAGAGCTACAAGAATTACCACAACTAAATTTTTCTGCTCCCATCTACACTTTGTCCCCTCTTGTTTAAGGGAAGGTAACTGCAAAAAGACACGTGCCGCACAAACCAGACTGCCATAAAAAACCTCTCCCACTTGGTGTACTTACTGCAACCAATACCACGTTTCCTTCAACAACACAAAGCCATCTGAACTCGTACTGTTGCCAGCTCAGATGGTTAATGCAGAAGTCCACTGGTCAAAGTCCCTCCCAAACAGGTGGATAACCCAACTGCATGCTTCCTTTTTAGTCTCATATTCAAACCAAAGGCATCCTGCACGTCACAAAAACTGCCTCAGTCCCACCAGGCTTTGCAAGTTCTCATTCTCACACGTTTTTGGACCCTAGTTTCAAagtgaacaaaatgaaatggcagCTCATTAATGGTTTGTCAGAAAGGAACACGCAAGTGTTCCTTTCACTGTGAAGTGAAAACTGATTCCTTGCAAAGCAAAGGACGACTTGGTACTGCCACCACTGTTACCCTCAGATAGCTTGCTTGCCACAGCAAAGGACTCTGTGTGCACAGCAAACACCACACCAGCACAACCCCTGCTTGTTAAACAGCAAGGCTGTAGCTGAGATGGAACTGGCTGGCAAGCAATTCCAGAGCCACAAGGTAGCTACTCACATTCCACACTGAGAtgataaatatgatttttctccttctggcCACTACCAGAGGATGACACAgatacacacacagagcaaaacCAAGCAAGAACCGCGACTTTACCTGATTATATCGCTTCTTGGAGACCagtgtgtgctgcagctgtCTGCACGCTTGCTATCTGCACAGAAAAGCAGTAACAGAAAGACAAGATGTCAGCTTTTAATTACAATCAGATGAACATGGCTATCAGTTTATGGGCGATAAGACAAAGCCTCTAATAATGACCACAAGGTTATGAAGTTTAAACTTGGGCAAACAGGCCTGCTGAATATCATGGGCAAGTGTATGAGGATTGAAGCAAGGGATTTGCTAAGTTTTATGTCCTGGACTGCACCCtttactaatattttattttatttcaaaaataagatgaagaaaataactcAGAAGTATAGCTTGTAATTTTTCACCTCAAAACAAGCTTTCCCCAAATTCTAGCACCTGCTCAGAAATTCACAACCCATGTGACTGCATAATGAACCACGTACGTAAAAAGGAGCACTAATGAAATACTACTTAAataatgaacaggaaaaaaaataactggaacaaaattaaacatataCACATTAAAACGCAGTATTATAACACACTGCTGGTATACAAGAAAATAGCCTGTCAGCAAACCAGTTTCACCAGCCCATTCTGCAGGAGATAGCTAGTGAAGGTGACCCTAGTTATCTATCTTCAGCAAGCTGAAGGTATGGTCAGATACCACAGACTTCCCATGCCTAGTGCAGTTACTTCTGCAGCCAAGAACATCCCTAGTACAGTAATGGCTTTGAAGTacaattttaaactttttccaCTTACAAAGCCTTTTCAGCCAATAACTACCCATGGTTTTGTTCctgctttccctttccttttcttttctttttccttccagagaCAGGCCGTTTCATTCTAAGAACTGAGGTAAGCTATAGTAGCATAAACACGCTGTCTGACTTAGATTTCCTTACACACAGACACACCTTAACAATACACCAGCACTGACAACTCTTCTTAATGTAGACTATGCCTTCGAGACTTAAGGAAACACCCTATTTTGATTCGAGATCTAGCTGCAAAACAGGACAGATATGAATCACAGGGGATACTCACTGGTTCTTAGTGTCATATATTGACAGACATCTCCACGTCTTTGTTCATCCAGGTGACTTGCAGCCATCACTGGTTCCTTGGAGTAAGCCTGAACACTTTGGTGCAGCAGAAAATACCAGAGAAGAATCAGAATGTCTGTATAGGCAGTATGTGTTATCAATACACACCAATTCACCAGAAAGGATAAAGCTTATTCATACACAACTGTCTACACTAGAGTTGGAGACCACAGGTAAAGCAATAGAAACTGTTTTAGGTACAATTAGGCTGTTTAATCCATTAACAGGGTCATCCTGTCTCTTGCATTAGTTTTACAACAGAACCTAAGAGGCATTTTACATTCAAAATCTTGGCTATTTTCAACTCATACATACTGCTGACACAGGAGTCACATTTTCTgccatttcagaatttcaggaGAGACTAGTAAGTCACAACAATTGATTCTTTTACCCCTTCACCAGCAAAAAagctttacttaaaaaaaaaataaaaatctttacacATTGCACAAACATCTGGGTCAACCTGAGGAGGCTATTGTATTTTACAGAACAAGACAGCATTCGTTTTAATAGTCCTTGACCAATTCTGTTCAATCTATTTAATAAAGATTATGTTCACCATGTGAATAGTGTCCACAACAGAAATTTCTGGGACATTTTACTTAGGATCTGCTCTACTTGGACCTCAGGGACTACATGCTCATTATCAGCTGGCGCACACTAGATGCACTCTGGAGGAATGCTCTCTGATTTAGCATCACCTGAAAGGAATCTGCTTCACATCCTTCAGGTCTGCTCTGACATATGAGCCAAACCACAATAATCAATGATCAGGAGATTAGATGCCAAAAGCAGAGTCCTGATCCACCCTAAAAAGCTACTGATGGCGCACCTAGAATTATATTAAATACTGATTTCCGTATCGTTTTCATGCACCAGAATGTTTAAACAGGCCATGCTGTTCTGATCTCAAGTCTTGTGTTCAGGTGTCTTCTAGCTGTGAACAACCAGAGATGGGGATTTTTCTAAGCCTCAGTAACAATCTATGTttcaatgcattaaaaaaaaaaaaaaaaaggcaagaaaacacagcacttcCTACTATCTTTCTATGTAGAAAGGCACAATGGAATTTTAGCACCCTTTTGGCATCAGCATTTTCCAATTAGTCCCTCACAGCTTTGAAGTGTAGCTATTCCACTAAGATAATAGcttctattatttttgtgttttccctgGTGTAGTTGATTTTATGCAACCTCTTGGTACAGTTACAGACATATCAAACATACTCATCGTTAGTATATATGAATCAGCATTACACGCAAGTTCCCTCTTGTAGGTTGCTTTAAGAACAGGCGTTCCATACACGAGACTAAGATTTCGTCATTTTAGTGtattgcaaagagaaaattccctaTGATTTGTATGAGAAGTGCTGGGGGAGGTAGGAAGGAACAGAGAAAGACCTAGTATTCCCTGTGTTTAGGTTACATTTCACATTCTCAGATAAAATATGTCTACTGACTGAGGAAGAAGTTGACTATTGTGAATGAGAagataaattctttttaatagtGTTACAAAATAACCAATCCTATGGATTTTTATGATAAATTACACTGCCAGCACTAGAACTAGGTACTACCTTTCTtaacagaaatacaagaaaggGCTatcaaaaagagaaacaaacccCTAACAATTAAGGAATCTTCACTTTCAGAACATGCCTTCACAGAATGTTCATGCTTTACTGGGGGAAGGtaaaggcagggagggaagagcGCGTCATGGccttttcaaaattactttACTCCAGTACCTGCTCTGGGACAATCTCCACAACCTTAAGAGAACAAAATATGATTTTCCCCTCCACTTACCCATGTACAAAAGCTACAACATTACCACCAAAAAgttaatacttatttttcctaTAATTACTTGCAGAAGCTTGTCGGCTGTGAGATAGAGCGGCTTctaggatatttttcctttactagTTTCAAGAGCTGtttgtatttctccttttcGCCTCTCAGAACATCCTAGCAGaatagaaggggaaaaaaaagatgagatcAGAACCCCGTACGAAGCAAATACTTGTAATCTGAATTTAGTGCAGACTGCACAGGTTGTTCTCATAACACTGGCACAGAATTCAAGTTTATTTTAGCAGGAATTCCTacaccttcatttttttcctatcctgCGATAAGAACTTGCATCCCACTACAATCTCAAAATTCCTTCTGCAACTGTTTCCTCAAACGTGGGCCTCTTCTCTCTAGCTGTGGTCTACACTTCTTGCATAAGAATTCAGGCTAATAGGAATTCCTGTCAATATACATAATGACTGTGTGCTATGAGTCTCCACGGTATCTTAATCATATTCCTCCGCTTGTCATAGCCTGCTTCTCCAGTAGTTCATTTTAAGATCTTCTCCAGTGTAAGCTGGGTTTATCACATATTTTCCAATAGTTGCTTCAGATATTGGAAGAAAAGGACAGGGAAGGACCTCTTAGCCCTTCAAGGAAGAATTATCAGCAAGTGTGTGGGGTTTTTTGCCTACATCATCCTTATAAAGCTGCTACGTAAAGACAGCTGTTGAGCTGGGGTAAGGACAAATAGTAAAACAACCCTGCAACAATGATATGCTAAGTGACAGGGCAGTACTTCCACTTACAACACTTGATAcgcagaaaagcaaataaaacatcacGCACTGATTTTCCGAAGCATTCCTTCATTAACTATATCCACTGCAGGGAATGTTACAAACTGTCACTTCAGTGTTTGTCATAGCTCTGATGTGACTACTGAGTTGTGTTATTTCAAAAGCCAGCTTTCTCACCCAACGCACCTCTTCCACAGTACAGAAAGGCCTCCCCATTTTGCCGACTTCTGAAGTCGCAGACTCTGGCGTAGTGTGCTCCTTAATGGGTGGCCTGAGTGTTACGGTGTCTTCTGGAGTAGTTTTGACATGGTGGTTGCCATTCCTGCTAGTGCTAAAAATACCAATGGCAAAAGAAATAGCATCAAGACAATATTCAGAAAAGCACCTCTGATTCAAGCACCACCACCAACCGTTTTGTAAGCACGTGCATTGATGATGATGGAGACAGAcatgaaatgtttattattttcagatggaGACCTGCTGTCTTCAACCACTTAATGGGAAAgtatggagaaataaaatagacaGTCAGTAAAACAGAAAGTCAGACTGCTTTGAATATACAATGCTGATTGATCTGCACTCAGATGCAGCACAAGTGCTGCGCCCATTCTCAGGGTCATTTCCAAGGCAGTCCAAGCCCTGAGTCAACACAGAAGACTCCAGAACCACACAGGCATGTTACTATCAAACCCTCAACTCTTCCAAAAGCTAGCACACTGGCATAGAAGTGTAGCTGCTTTCCTCACAAAATTGTTCTGGTCAGAGACTTCTAGAGATCATCTCATCTACCTCCCCACTCAAGCAGAGGCAACCCAAAGCAGGTTGCTCAAGACCGTGCCCAGTTGGGTTTTGAGCATGTCCAAGGACACAGACTCCCCTGGCTCTCTGGGCATCCTGTGCCAGTGCTGagtcaccctcacagtacagTAAGTGCTTCCTTATGTTCAGATGGAATTCCCTGCTTTTCAGTTTGCGCCCACTGCCACCTGTCAGTGGGCAACACTGAGAAAAGCCCAGCTCGCTCTTCTTTATTCCCTCCCATCAGATGTTTATGCACACTGATGAGATTCCTCTGAACCTTCCCCGGGCTGCATGTTCCCAGCTCCCTCCACCTCTCCTCATATGCTTCACTCCCTTCATCACCTCTGCTGGACTTGCTCCCTTAAGCCCACGTCTTTCTTATGCTGGAgagcccagacctggacacagcactccaggtatggcctcaccagggcagtGCAGAGAAGAAAGATCATCTCTCTTCGCCTTTTTTGATTTAAACCTTTTTTGATTTAGAAAGGTTTAAAATtggttgggaaaaaaagcagatggagaCCTCCCTACAGTACAGCAGCTTGGAGTTCCAGAATAGCTTGGAAAACTATTACTGCATGGACAAAGATACAAGTGTTTGACAACACCCAGAACGCTCaacaaagaaagtgaaagacAGCAAGTCTTTAAGTGATGTCAAAGAAACTGAAGGATTTTTACCTCAAACAGGGAATTGTCTTATGAGAAAGGGATAGTGTTTCATTATTCAAGCAAGCGTTGGTTCCACAAGGCATCTTATCTACGAGGAGAGCACAAGTTAACGATGTAACTATACGAAGAAACTGAAGTTTTATCAGTTTACAGTGAAGAACTTCaccaaacaaattattttcatttttctctcttgcatCATAACGTTATTTGCATTATGTTACATTATTAACAATAATCTCAGATTTCCATATTCACATCTACAGAAATTTGTGCACACAAATTACTGTTAGCCtaaacctgaaataaaaaaggGCTATTGGGATCTACTACCTAAAAATTAAGCGTTTTAAACAATTTACTTCTGGCAAGCTAACAGTGGCCGTGTCAGAAGTAGAGAACTGCATCCCAGGCAGCTCTTGAACTAACGCTGAGATGATAAGACAAATGTCTGGCCCCAAAccagaagcaaagcaaggatACAGGGAAGAAGCAAAGCTCCTATGCAAGTATCCCTTATGGTACCTAGATATCGTGCCTGTAACCTGTTCATAAGCCTTGTGCTGAGTCACAGAGTACACACACAATGtaggatgaaaaagaaatgagttgGTAACCCGATGGCCTTACCAATCTGTAGCATTTCTACTTCTAGCGCAGAACTTGCTGGTCTTTTAGACAAAGGGTCAGACGAAGTGGACTGagtcttaaataaaaacacacaagtaTCATAGTGAGTATAACATGAATACAAATCCAAGCAAACACAATGTTCCTGAAATCTAGGCAGCTCTGTTATGACTCAGGGATCATGATATGCTGGTTCAGATTGCAGCagaatgcaaatatttgcagGATCTCTGACAAGCTCGCTGATTTTTAATACTCATATACACAGCGATGTAAAACAACATGAGCCTAACATCAAGTTCTCCTCAGTCAGCTCCTAACTGTTCTGAAAAGCAATAGTCTTGTCCTTGAAAAATACACTTTGTAAGAGTTAATGACTCTCTCAAGAACAAATAGGTAGAACATGACAGCTTCCTATTCCTCTCTTACCCTAGTGGGGCAATAAGAAAGGCAACTTCACACTTTTGAACCAAACAACGGAGTGCAGCTGTTAATGAGTCACTGTTACAGAACCTGTGTCCTACAGGAATCCTCTCGTGGATAATGAATTTAGCAGAATGATGTTTACCTGGACCAACTACAGGTTTTTTTGCAATGTGATGTATTTTGATTCCTTATCTACAAGCTTGAGAAAAAGAGTAACAGCTTGCAAACACACAGACTGTAGATTTGAGTACCTGTGAAATATCTGGGAGACAGCAGAAGCGTAGCTTCTCAGTTCCAAGTGCTAGAAATGCACGTGCAGACTTGAATAAGGCAAAACGAGCACACAAGAGCAAGAGCTGCTTTCTATCAATGGAAAAGAAGGACCTACTGCTTTACGGGCTCAGGGCAGGCCCAGCTTCAAGATGCATCAGGCAGAGAAGCTCCTTCCTTTCATCTCACACAGATTCACCCAATATCATAACTACCTACTTTCAAATTCTGTTCTAACCTCTTCTGTGGGCTCTGTGATTGGAGCTGCATTGCTGACTGAAGCTTTCCAGTGCTTGTTTGTTGCCTCAGCCGGTACCTTCGCCACAGCAGAAACTTCTTCAACTTTCTCTGTAGGCTCAGAGGTGGTGCAACctaaaaaacaaagacaggCCGTGTAAGAACACAACTGAAAAGGGAAATCAGGTTTTTGTGTGAACAGAAATCCTTAATGACACCTACCGCAGCAGAACTCATTGCTAGTAACAGTCTTTTCTGCCAACAGAGCTGGAGGTGAGTTTTGTAATAGGTGGCTCCAGAGGCAGTTCTGCAGAGCCGAGCTCAGCGACTAACCCGCAGATCTGCCAGCCAGGTCTACCAGAACACCCTGCTCTTGGGAGCACTCCCTTTTTCCAGGGAAGCAATTTCCAGGGTGCAATTTCTCTCCCTCACCCCCTCCACGCATGCATGTAGCACTGCAGTTTATTACATGTTGCTCTTGACTACTGGAGGAGCTGTTTGCTGAGGTCTAGAAACCAAACTTAGCAAAGACTCCTGAGTATTACAGAAGCAGGGACACACAACCCCTCAGACAGTGCTCCCAAACGTTAACAAGCCAGAACTGTCTAACAGGGGGCTGTGTTTGAGAATAAATGGTACCAGGAAAGCATGCTACCTCTTCAGCAGCCCCTACCATTAGATGCggggcagcactgctggccaAGCAGTGAGTAGGAAGGCCCATGTCTCCCCATAAAGTGTATGCTAGGAGATGTCCCACAGCCTAAAGAGCATCAATTTCTCCCTCTTTTATCTGACTGAAAAAGGGAAGCTTTGATCTCAAATCATGACCAAATCAGCTGGCATTGAGGTAACAAAATGGCTGCATGTAGCTCTGTAATTTTACCCATAAAATCTGCAGAGGGGGTGTCCGAGGAAGTCTCACTGAAGCGAACACTTCTCTGTCTCTGCTGTCCTCTCCCATGCCaaccctctgctgcttcttcaccCTTCCTTACTCAGCTCTCATTTATCTTTTAAACATTTGCGTGCCAAACTTTTCAGATTCAGACTGAACCCACTTCTGGTTTCagttcaactttttttttttttcttccaaactcaCGTCACTCAGAAATACCACTTTTCTCTGCCTGCAC
The DNA window shown above is from Aythya fuligula isolate bAytFul2 chromosome 9, bAytFul2.pri, whole genome shotgun sequence and carries:
- the SENP2 gene encoding sentrin-specific protease 2, yielding MYQWLLAALGALFPAARRLAPPPAPAAAPAPPPPRKRPLHSVQPPLEDPDQTQPKKQKTGCTTSEPTEKVEEVSAVAKVPAEATNKHWKASVSNAAPITEPTEETQSTSSDPLSKRPASSALEVEMLQIDKMPCGTNACLNNETLSLSHKTIPCLSTSRNGNHHVKTTPEDTVTLRPPIKEHTTPESATSEVGKMGRPFCTVEEDVLRGEKEKYKQLLKLVKEKYPRSRSISQPTSFCNVQAYSKEPVMAASHLDEQRRGDVCQYMTLRTNSKRADSCSTHWSPRSDIIRYYTPAENSHEQGRPVKQASSGRQCGAEISEEVSFRLRLAPVLSRRPSALDVEEKKFPRSEKRVEHFSPLTEAMEREVTAAFGKGKPDEIMSSAFKLKVTREDIHTLKNLHWLNDEIINFYMNLLVERNKKEGYPAAYAFSTFFYPKLISGGYKAVRRWTRGVDLFKQDLIIVPIHLTVHWALVVIDVRRKTITYFDSVAQKGDKICEALFQYLQEESQEKRNLELSFSEWILHSMESHEIPQQLNGSDCGVFICKYADYISRDKPMTFTQNHMPYFRRKMVWEIIHQQLL